The Saccharomyces cerevisiae S288C chromosome VII, complete sequence genome includes a region encoding these proteins:
- the RSM27 gene encoding mitochondrial 37S ribosomal protein mS33 RSM27 (Mitochondrial ribosomal protein of the small subunit): protein MNVPKARLLKVAELSAKIFDQNFNPSGIRTGSKILNERLKGPSVASYYGNPDILKFRHLKTLYPDIEFVDLEEQYRLSMVEAKKRRGKGAPKKMKKDAAATAKGKGKKKK, encoded by the coding sequence ATGAACGTACCAAAGGCGAGACTCCTAAAAGTAGCAGAGTTATCTGCGAAGATATTTGATCAAAATTTCAACCCATCAGGTATAAGAACCGGTTCTAAGATTCTAAATGAGCGATTAAAGGGCCCTTCTGTGGCAAGCTACTACGGCAATCCGGATATCCTGAAGTTCAGACATTTGAAAACATTATATCCTGATATTGAATTTGTAGACCTTGAGGAGCAATATCGATTATCTATGGTAGAAGCAAAGAAACGTCGTGGTAAAGGTGCTCCtaagaagatgaagaaggatGCAGCTGCAACTGCAAAGGGGAAggggaagaaaaaaaaatga
- the GPI1 gene encoding phosphatidylinositol N-acetylglucosaminyltransferase (Membrane protein involved in the synthesis of GlcNAc-PI; N-acetylglucosaminyl phosphatidylinositol (GlcNAc-PI) is the first intermediate in the synthesis of glycosylphosphatidylinositol (GPI) anchors; human and mouse GPI1 are functional homologs): MPNYIFWPYESLFENSAAQGPQVALAISFEKTHFVVLGVCEPQYLEEVSIRPPYSVVATKNNGAEGWNYKVADPCNVHFRIPKLKFMQFYSSDPISLIIPEKEVGLHSSVGETLNYSKLEQHPRYKRDNKKLSETLNIINLFPAYCKALNELYPFIQTSQENLRGTMLNSVAAWCSSTCIYKMVAKIGFYLTFVICSIASLVSSLLNYSHFQLVNYSAFVQQIDLRCQQICYFPVQYERINKKDNIQNVGSMVEKDNSNSQFSHSYMPSKFYPDYILLYNTIWLIINDISFGLILGAILIENRDFLVSASHRVLKFFLYDSLKTITETLANNPLGIKLNAELANFLSELFLWVIEFSYTTFIKRLIDPKTLSSLLTLTIYMMFLVGFSFAVSLAIDFFAILSFPIYVFYRISSKLYHCQLNIMASLFNLFCGKKRNVLRNRIDHNYFQLDQLLLGTLLFIILVFLTPTVMAFYMSYTVLRMLTITIEIFSEAVIALINHFPLFALLLRLKDPKRLPGGISIELKTTVSNKHTTLELQNNPIKFKSMFRPYNLLLSQMRTNYFSFATVRKIVRGESIMVNRNKLYYVLYSSLPSKPLSVKDLYKRLTIQA, translated from the coding sequence ATGCCAAATTACATTTTCTGGCCATACGAATCCTTGTTCGAGAATTCCGCAGCTCAAGGACCTCAGGTAGCTTTGGCAATTTCATTTGAGAAGACGCATTTTGTTGTCTTAGGTGTTTGCGAACCTCAGTATTTAGAAGAAGTAAGCATACGGCCCCCTTATTCAGTGGTAGCTACTAAGAACAATGGAGCGGAGGGTTGGAACTACAAAGTTGCTGATCCCTGTAATGTCCATTTTAGAATACCCAAGCTGAAATTTATGCAATTCTATTCTTCTGATCCCATCTCGCTCATCATaccagaaaaagaagttgGTCTTCATAGTAGTGTGGGTGAAACTCTGAACTATTCTAAATTAGAGCAACATCCAAGATACAAGAGAGATAATAAGAAATTGAGTGAAACTTTGAACATCATTAATCTATTCCCCGCATATTGTAAAGCATTAAATGAGCTTTACCCGTTTATTCAAACATCACAGGAAAATTTGAGGGGTACTATGCTTAATAGTGTCGCAGCTTGGTGTTCATCTACTTGTATTTATAAAATGGTCGCAAAAATTGGTTTTTATTTGACTTTTGTGATCTGCTCTATTGCTAGTCTCGTATCCTCGTTATTAAATTATTCGCACTTTCAGTTGGTAAATTACTCGGCATTTGTCCAGCAAATCGATCTTCGTTGTCAACAAATTTGCTATTTCCCAGTACAGTATGAGCGTATTAATAAGAAGGATAACATACAGAATGTTGGCTCTATGGTGGAAAAAGATAATTCTAATAGTCAATTCTCACATTCATATATGCCTTCTAAATTCTATCCCgattatattttattgtatAATACAATTTGGCTTATTATTAATGACATTTCATTTGGTTTAATATTGGGGGCCATACTTATTGAGAATCGAGATTTCTTGGTGTCGGCATCCCATAGAGtattgaagttttttttatatgattcattaaaaacaataacTGAAACGTTAGCAAATAACCCCCTTGGCATCAAATTAAATGCAGAACTTGCGAACTTTTTGAGCGAATTATTTCTTTGGGTGATAGAATTTTCTTATACCACATTCATAAAAAGACTCATTGATCCGAAAACCCTATCATCTTTGCTCACGTTAACGATATATATGATGTTTCTCGTtggcttttcttttgctgtTTCCCTAGCgattgatttttttgcaattttaAGTTTTCCAATATATGTTTTTTATCGTATCAGCAGTAAACTGTACCATTGTCAGTTGAATATTATGGCTAGTCTTTTTAACCTGTTCTGCGGTAAAAAGAGGAACGTTTTACGAAATAGGATTGACCATAACTATTTTCAACTAGATCAATTGCTATTGGgaacattattatttattattctaGTGTTCTTGACTCCCACAGTGATGGCATTCTATATGTCATACACAGTTTTGAGAATGCTAACAATAACTATCGAAATATTCTCGGAAGCTGTCATTGCACTCATTAACCATTTTCCATTGTTCGCATTATTACTTAGGTTAAAAGATCCTAAACGTCTACCCGGTGGCATTTCAATTGAGCTCAAAACCACGGTTTCTAACAAGCATACAACCTTAGAACTTCAAAACAATCCTATTAAATTCAAGAGTATGTTCAGACCATACAATCTATTGTTGTCGCAAATGAGGACAAATTATTTCTCGTTTGCTACTGTACGAAAGATTGTCCGAGGGGAGTCTATAATGGTCAATAGAAATAAGCTGTACTATGTTCTTTATTCTTCACTGCCTAGTAAGCCATTGAGTGTAAAGGATTTATACAAAAGGCTGACTATTCAGGCATaa
- the CCH1 gene encoding calcium channel protein CCH1 (Voltage-gated high-affinity calcium channel; involved in calcium influx in response to some environmental stresses as well as exposure to mating pheromones; interacts and partially co-localizes with Mid1p; however, evidence suggests CCH1 is not required for Mid1p function): MQGRKRTLTEPFEPNTNPFGDNAAVMTENVEDNSETDGNRLESKPQALVPPALNIVPPESSIHSTEEKKGDEYNGNDKDSSLISNIFRTRVGRSSHENLSRPKLSLKTASFGAAESSRRNVSPSTKSAKSSSQYIDLNDERLRRRSFSSYSRSSSRRVSNSPSSTDRPPRSAKVLSLIAADDMDDFEDLQKGFKSAIDEEGLTWLPQLKSEKSRPVSDVGEDRGEGEQESIPDVHTPNVGASATPGSIHLTPEPAQNGSVSEGLEGSINNSRKKPSPKFFHHLSPQKEDKDQTEVIEYAEDILDFETLQRKLESRPFVLYGHSLGVFSPTNPLRIKIARFLLHRRYSLLYNTLLTFYAILLAIRTYNPHNVVFLYRFSNWTDYFIFILSACFTGNDIAKIIAFGFWDDSEMFKAYGREYKSILQRSGIMKLYIYLREKYGRKLIDFIIPFRIISPGEETKYQRSSLSTSLTKPYGAKENQRPFGTPRAFARSSWNRIDLVSSVSFWLGMFLSIKSYDTKTGIRIFKPLAILRILRLVNVDTGMPSILRGLKYGIPQLVNVSSMLVYFWIFFGILGVQIFQGSFRRQCVWFNPEDPTDTYQYDMQFCGGYLDPVTKRKQNYIYEDGSEGSVSKGFLCPQYSKCVSNANPYNGRISFDNIVNSMELVFVIMSANTFTDLMYYTMDSDEMAACLFFIVCIFVLTIWLLNLLIAVLVSSFEIANEEYKKKKFIYGSRKTGYVARIVTGYWKYFKLKANQTKFPNWSQKGLAIYSHVEFIFVILIICDIGMRASVKVSTSANCNNILLKTDRGISIVLFIESLARLVLYLPNMWKFLTKPSYVYDFIISIITLVISCLAVEGVLGHMYAWLSIFHISRFYRVIISFNLTKKLWKQILSNGVMIWNLSSFYFFFTFLVAIIMAVYFEGVIPPEEMADQPFGMYSLPNSFLSLFIIGSTENWTDILYALQKHSPNISSTFFCSVFFIIWFLLSNSVILNIFIALISESMEVKEEEKRPQQIKHYLKFVYPQKIQEYTHASLVARIRKKFFGGHRNEDTRDFKQFLMRGTAIMNIAQNMGELADEFKEPPSENLFKKGLSKLTIGVPSLKRLRMFANNPFYKNSDVVFTETNDINGRTYILELNEYEDEKLDYLKKYPLFNYSYYFFSPQHRFRRFCQRLVPPSTGKRTDGSRFFEDSTDLYNKRSYFHHIERDVFVFIFALATILLIVCSCYVTPLYRMHHKMGTWNWSSALDCAFIGAFSIEFIVKTVADGFIYSPNAYLRNPWNFIDFCVLISMWINLIAYLKNNGNLSRIFKGLTALRALRCLTISNTARQTFNLVMFDGLNKIFEAGLISLSLLFPFTVWGLSIFKGRLGTCNDGSLGRADCYNEYSNSVFQWDIMSPRVYQQPYLHLDSFASAFSSLYQIISLEGWVDLLENMMNSSGIGTPATVMGSAGNALFLVLFNFLSMVFILNLFVSFIVNNQARTTGSAYFTIEEKAWLESQKLLSQAKPKAIPNLIELSRVRQFFYQLAVEKKNFYYASFLQVVLYLHIIMLLSRSYNPGNLIGYQGVYFMFSTSVFLIQEALHMCGEGPRLYFRQKWNSIRLSIIIIAFIMNAVAFHVPASHYWFHNIKGFFLLVIFLFIIPQNDTLTELLETAMASLPPILSLTYTWGVLFLVYAIALNQIFGLTRLGSNTTDNINFRTVIKSMIVLFRCSFGEGWNYIMADLTVSEPYCSSDDNSTYTDCGSETYAYLLLMSWNIISMYIFVNMFVSLIIGNFSYVYRSGGSRSGINRSEIKKYIEAWSKFDTDGTGELELSYLPRIMHSFDGPLSFKIWEGRLTIKSLVENYMEVNPDDPYDVKIDLIGLNKELNTIDKAKIIQRKLQYRRFVQSIHYTNAYNGCIRFSDLLLQIPLYTAYSARECLGIDQYVHHLYILGKVDKYLENQRNFDVLEMVVTRWKFHCRMKRTIEPEWDVKDPTVSSHISNINVNLEPAPGILEREPIATPRMDYGVNNFMWSPRMNQDSTMEPPEEPIDNNDDSANDLIDR; this comes from the coding sequence ATGCAGGGGAGAAAAAGGACGCTTACGGAACCATTTGAGCCAAATACCAATCCATTTGGGGACAATGCAGCAGTAATGACGGAAAATGTTGAGGATAACAGCGAAACAGATGGTAACCGTCTAGAATCAAAACCACAAGCTTTGGTCCCACCAGCTTTAAATATCGTGCCACCAGAGAGCAGCATCCACAGtactgaagaaaaaaaaggtgaCGAGTACAATGGAAATGATAAAGATAGCTCCTTAATCTCCAACATATTTCGTACTCGTGTCGGAAGGAGTAGTCATGAAAACTTGAGCAGGCCTAAACTCTCACTTAAAACAGCATCATTTGGTGCCGCTGAATCTTCCCGGCGTAATGTTTCACCCTCTACAAAATCTGCCAAGTCTAGTTCGCAGTATATTGATTTAAATGATGAAAGGCTACGCAGGCGTAGCTTCAGTAGTTATAGCCGATCATCTAGTAGGCGTGTTTCTAATTCACCAAGCTCAACGGATAGGCCTCCACGGTCGGCAAAGGTTTTATCGCTAATTGCCGCTGATGATAtggatgattttgaagatttgCAAAAGGGATTTAAAAGTGCAATAGACGAAGAGGGCCTGACATGGCTACCCCAATTAAAATCAGAAAAAAGCCGTCCTGTATCAGACGTTGGAGAAGATAGAGGAGAAGGAGAACAAGAATCTATACCTGACGTTCATACACCCAATGTAGGAGCAAGCGCTACTCCAGGATCAATTCATCTAACACCCGAACCCGCGCAGAATGGTTCGGTATCTGAGGGTCTAGAAGGCTCTATTAAtaattcaagaaagaaacccagtccaaagttttttcatcatttatCACcgcaaaaagaagataaagaCCAAACAGAAGTTATTGAGTATGCTGAAGACATTCTAGATTTTGAAACccttcaaagaaaactggAATCAAGGCCCTTTGTGCTTTATGGACATTCTCTTGGGGTTTTCTCGCCTACGAATCCGctaagaataaaaattgcTCGTTTTTTGTTGCATAGGCGGTATTCGTTACTTTACAACACTTTGTTAACATTTTATGCCATTCTCCTGGCGATAAGGACATATAACCCTCACAATGTGGTTTTTTTATACCGTTTCTCTAACTGGACCGactatttcatttttattttatcagCTTGCTTTACAGGCAATGATATTGCTAAAATAATTGCGTTTGGATTTTGGGACGATTCTGAAATGTTTAAAGCCTATGGACGTGAGTATAAATCAATCTTACAGAGATCTGGAATTATGAAACTATACATATATCTGAGAGAAAAGTATGGTAGAAAGCTAATAGATTTCATTATTCCATTTAGGATCATATCGCCGGGAGAAGAGACAAAATATCAACGAAGTTCGTTGAGTACTTCCCTGACGAAACCTTATGGGGCAAAGGAAAATCAGAGGCCTTTTGGCACCCCAAGAGCCTTTGCGAGATCATCGTGGAATAGAATAGATCTGGTATCTTCTGTCAGTTTTTGGCTAGGTATGTTTTTATCCATAAAAAGTTATGATACAAAAACAGGCATAAGAATATTCAAGCCCCTTGCTATATTAAGGATTCTTCGACTTGTAAACGTGGATACTGGTATGCCCTCAATTCTAAGGGGATTGAAATATGGTATCCCACAGTTGGTAAATGTTAGTTCAATGCTAGTTTACTTTTGGATTTTCTTTGGGATTTTGGGAGTACAGATTTTTCAGGGCTCTTTTCGAAGACAATGTGTATGGTTTAACCCTGAAGATCCTACCGATACTTACCAGTACGATATGCAATTCTGTGGTGGTTACCTAGATCCAGTAACAaaacgaaaacaaaattataTCTATGAAGACGGATCAGAAGGTTCTGTTTCAAAAGGCTTTCTTTGCCCACAATATTCGAAATGTGTTTCCAATGCCAACCCCTACAACGGCAGAATTAGTTTTGATAATATTGTTAATTCCATGGAGCTCGTTTTTGTCATTATGAGTGCGAATACTTTTACTGACTTAATGTACTATACGATGGATTCGGATGAAATGGCTGCctgtttgttttttattgtttgcATCTTTGTTTTAACTATCTGGCTGCTAAATCTACTCATTGCAGTGTTGGTatcatcttttgaaatagcCAATGAGGAgtacaaaaagaaaaagttcatATATGGTTCTAGAAAGACAGGTTATGTTGCTCGCATAGTAACAGGCTACTGGAAATATTTTAAGCTTAAGGCGAATCAGACAAAATTCCCAAATTGGTCCCAAAAAGGACTAGCTATTTATTCCCACGTTGAGTTTATCTTTGTCATACTTATTATTTGCGATATAGGTATGCGCGCCTCTGTTAAAGTATCGACTTCGGCAAACTGTAACAATATCCTTCTAAAAACTGACAGGGGAATTTCGATTGTTCTCTTCATCGAATCACTGGCAAGGTTAGTATTATATCTGCCCAATATGTGGAAGTTTTTAACAAAACCTAGTTACGTTTACGattttattatatcaaTTATTACTCTGGTTATTAGTTGCCTGGCTGTTGAAGGGGTTCTAGGACATATGTATGCCTGGCTATCCATATTCCACATATCCAGATTTTACAGGGtgattatttctttcaatttaacaaaaaaactatGGAAACAAATATTGAGTAATGGTGTTATGATTTGGAACTTATCGtctttttacttttttttcacctttttgGTTGCTATAATCATGGCTGTGTATTTCGAAGGCGTGATTCCTCCAGAAGAAATGGCAGACCAGCCATTTGGAATGTATTCACTACCGAattcatttctttctttgtttatAATAGGTTCAACTGAAAATTGGACGGATATCCTATATGCCCTCCAAAAACACTCACCAAACATCTCctcaacttttttttgctcagtattttttattatatggTTTCTACTATCCAACTCAGTGATCTTGAACATTTTCATTGCCCTAATATCAGAAAGCATGGAagtgaaagaagaagaaaaacgaCCACAGCAAATTAAGCATTATCTTAAGTTCGTCTATCCTCAGAAAATACAAGAATATACACACGCTAGTTTGGTTGCGAGAATTCgtaaaaaattctttggAGGTCATAGGAACGAAGATACAAGAGATTTTAAGCAATTTCTTATGAGAGGAACCGCGATAATGAACATAGCGCAGAATATGGGGGAGTTGGCCGATGAATTCAAAGAGCCACCTTCAGAAAACCTATTTAAAAAGGGCTTATCAAAGCTCACAATTGGGGTTCCGTCACTAAAAAGGCTGAGAATGTTTGCTAATAATccattttataaaaatagTGACGTTGTGTTTACAGAAACGAACGATATAAATGGGAGGACGTATATCTTGGAGTTGAATGAGTACGAGGATGAGAAGCTagattatttaaaaaagtaCCCTTTATTCAATTACTcatattatttcttttctcctCAGCATAGATTTCGAAGGTTCTGTCAACGCTTGGTACCACCAAGCACTGGAAAAAGGACTGATGGATCACGATTTTTCGAGGATAGCACTGATCTATACAATAAAAGGAGctattttcatcatattGAAAGAGATGTATTTGTATTCATTTTCGCACTTGCCACCATTTTACTAATTGTTTGCTCATGTTATGTTACGCCTCTATATCGTATGCATCACAAGATGGGAACTTGGAATTGGTCCTCGGCGTTAGATTGCGCCTTCATTGGTGCCTTCTCAATTGAATTTATCGTGAAAACAGTAGCTGACGGATTTATATATTCTCCAAATGCTTACCTGAGGAATCCATGGAactttattgatttttgtgTCCTAATCTCAATGTGGATTAATTTAATTGCATACCTAAAAAACAATGGAAATTTGTCTAGGATTTTCAAGGGATTGACAGCCCTGAGGGCCCTCAGATGCCTCACGATCAGTAACACAGCTCGTCAAACATTTAACCTAGTTATGTTTGATGgtttaaataaaatttttgaagctGGGTTGATTTCACTCAGTTTGCTATTTCCATTTACAGTTTGGGGCTTAAGCATTTTTAAAGGCCGTTTAGGTACTTGCAATGACGGAAGTTTGGGCCGTGCAGATTGTTACAATGAATATTCAAATTCCGTTTTTCAATGGGATATCATGTCTCCAAGGGTTTACCAGCAACCATATCTTCATTTGGACTCTTTCGCAAGCGCTTTTAGTTCATTATACCAAATCATTTCTTTGGAAGGATGGGTTGAtttgttggaaaatatgATGAATAGTTCAGGAATAGGTACACCCGCTACGGTAATGGGTTCAGCAGGGAATGCTTTATTCCTCGTTCtgtttaattttttaagtATGGTTTTCATCCTGAACTTGTTTGTTTCATTCATTGTTAACAACCAAGCAAGGACAACAGGAAGCGCTTACTTTACCATTGAGGAAAAGGCGTGGCTGGAATCCCAGAAACTTTTATCTCAGGCCAAGCCAAAAGCTATCCCAAATTTAATTGAGTTATCAAGAGTTAGGCAATTTTTCTATCAACTTGCAgtggagaaaaaaaatttctacTACGCATCGTTTCTTCAGGTAGTACTTTATTTGCACATAATCATGCTCCTGAGTCGAAGCTACAATCCAGGAAACTTGATAGGTTATCAAGGTgtttattttatgttttccACTAGTGTTTTTTTAATTCAAGAGGCACTTCACATGTGCGGTGAAGGACCAAGATTATATTTTAGGCAAAAATGGAACAGCATACGACTCAGTATCATaattatagcctttattATGAACGCTGTAGCATTCCACGTTCCAGCCTCTCACTATTGGTTCCACAATATAAAGGGGTTTTTCCTGTTAGtgatatttttgtttattattCCTCAAAATGACACACTAACTGAACTATTAGAAACCGCAATGGCAAGCTTACCGCCTATTCTATCATTGACCTACACTTGGGGggttttatttttagtaTATGCTATTGCTTTGAATCAAATCTTCGGCCTAACAAGGTTAGGGAGTAATACGACCGATAACATAAATTTTAGAACTGTAATCAAATCCATGATTGTTCTGTTTAGATGTAGTTTTGGTGAGGGCTGGAATTATATCATGGCCGACCTAACTGTGTCAGAACCTTATTGCTCCTCTGATGATAATTCAACCTATACGGACTGTGGATCAGAGACATATGCCTATTTGTTATTAATGTCGTGGAATATTATTTccatgtatatttttgtGAATATGTTTGTTTCGTTGATTATTGGTAATTTCAGTTATGTTTACCGTAGCGGTGGATCTCGCTCTGGCATCAACAGATCggagataaaaaaatacattgAAGCTTGGTCCAAATTTGATACTGATGGAACTGGCGAGCTTGAGCTGTCCTACCTCCCAAGAATAATGCATTCATTTGACGGTCCTCtttcatttaaaatttgGGAAGGTAGATTGACAATAAAAAGTCTAGTCGAGAACTACATGGAGGTTAACCCAGATGATCCATATGACGTCAAAATAGACCTGATCGGACTGAACAAAGAGCTGAATACGATTGATAAAGCAAAGATCATACAGAGGAAGTTACAGTACAGAAGATTTGTACAAAGCATTCACTATACGAATGCTTATAATGGATGTATCAGATTCTCGGATTTGTTATTACAAATACCTCTCTATACAGCTTATTCTGCAAGGGAATGTCTAGGTATTGATCAATATGTCCATCATCTATATATCCTGGGTAAAGTGGACAAGTACTtagaaaatcaaagaaactTCGATGTATTGGAGATGGTGGTAACAAGATGGAAATTTCATTGCAGGATGAAACGTACCATTGAACCCGAATGGGATGTTAAAGATCCCACAGTATCGTCTCACATTTCGAATATAAACGTAAATCTGGAACCTGCTCCAGGAATTTTAGAAAGAGAACCTATTGCGACACCTAGAATGGACTACGGTGTTAACAATTTTATGTGGTCTCCGAGAATGAATCAAGACTCTACGATGGAGCCCCCGGAAGAACCAATAGATAATAATGACGATAGCGCAAATGATCTAATTGATAGATAA